TCGTTGATCTCACGGCACGTCTCGTCGGCGCTCCGGATCAACTCCTGTTTCGGTGAGCCCGGTCCGGAGGAGCAGCCGGCGACGACCGGCACCACCAGCCCCATGACAGCGGCTGCGACACGCATGACCTTAGGCATGCCGTCACGATGGCGCGTCCCGTCCGGGAAGGGTCCCGGGCCCCTGGCCGGAGGATCCCGGGCACGGCCCGGCGCCGCCGGCTCCGGGCCGCAGGACCAGAGAACGAGGAGGGCACGATGACTGGCTCAGCGGACGAGGACCACCCGCCGGAGCGGCTTCCGGCCGAGCGGCCTGGACACGTCAACGGGGCCGCCGCGCTACTGATCCTTTCCGCACTGATCAGTGGCACCATCGCCGTGAACGACCCGGCGATGACACAGTTCGTGTATCTGCTCCTCTTCATCACGATCGGTGCGGCCCTCCGCTTCTGCCGCGGCGGGCGCACGGCCCGTGTCGTCGCGACGGTGACGGCCGTGGTCTTCCTGTTCTTTCTGGGCCCGCATGTGCTGTGGGGACTGTCGGACCCTCGCGGCCCGTTCAGTGAGGAGTACGCGATACGGGCCATCCTCGCCATCGTCACGGCCGGCATCGGCGTAGGTCTCCTCCACTCACCGCCGAGCAGTGCCTACTTCCGATCGGCCCGGCCCCGTACCGCCCGCCGGTGAGGGGACGAAAACAAGCCAACAGGCGTTAAAACACGGGCAGGTTGGGGGCGCCGGTGCACAGGAGACGAGGCCCGAGGAATAGCGTAGGCGGCCACGACTGATGTTCGACGGTTTCGTGGTTGTCACTACGTACGCGCAGGAGCGTCCATGACTGATGAGGCAGCGAACTCCGAGCAGGAGACGCTCTCCAAGATCGACACCTCCGTGCCGCAGTCGGCCCGGATCTGGAACTACTGGCTGGGCGGGAAGGACAACTACGAAGTCGACCGGGTGGCCGGTGACGCCTTCCGCGAGATCTTCCCCGGCATCGAGACCGGCGCCCGTGCCGCCCGGTACTTCCTCGCCCGCGCCGTGCGTCACCTCGCCGCCGAGGAGGGCATCCGGCAGTTCCTGGACATAGGCACCGGGCTGCCCAACGTGGACAACACCCACGAGATCGCCCAGCGGGTGGCCCCCGAGTGCAAGATCGTCTACGTCGACAACGACCCGTTGGTGCTGGCACACGCCCGCGCGCTGCTCACCAGCACCCCGGAAGGGGTCACCAACTATGTCGACGCCGACCTGCGCGAGCCGAGCACCATCGTGCGGGAGGCCGGGAAGACACTGGACTTCGACCAGCCCATCGCTCTGATGCTGATGGGCATCCTGGGTCACATCGAGGACTTCGACGAGGCACGCTCGATCGTGCGGCAGCTGGTGGACGCGCTGCCCGCCGGCAGCTACCTCGTGCACTACGACAGCACCAGCACCAGTGAGTCGTACGTCAAGGCCATCCAGCAGTACAACGAGGGTGGCTCGATCCCCTACATCCTTCGCAGCCCCGAGCAGATCGAGCGCTACTTCGACGGTCTGGAACTGCTCGAACCGGGCGTCGCGTCATGCTCGCGCTGGCGCCCCGACGCCGCCGCCTGGGGCCTGCCCGCGGAGGTGCACCAGTACGGCGGTGTCGCCCTCAAGCGCTGACACCTGCCGGTCGCCGGCCCGTGGATCAGGTTTCCTGGAGGATGCGATGGAGGGTCGTCGCAGTCTCGTCCGGTGATTCGGCCTCGACCACCAGGCGGTTCATGACATCCCAGTAGCACTCGATCTCGGCGGGCCTGTCGGGGTAGAGCGCGGTGGTGAGCTGCTCGAGGTAGACCACGTCGGGCAGCCGGCCGCCGGGCAGCCGCAGGATGGTGACCGGACCGCCTTCCGCCGCGTAGCCGCCGGTGCGGAACGGCATGATCTGGACCGTGACCCGCGGGAGTCCGCAGATCTCGATGAGATGCCTGAGCTGGGCGCGCATCGTGCTGATGCCGCCCACCGGGCGACGCAGCGCCGCCTCGTCGATCACGGCCCAGAACTGAGCCCCCGGACGGCGGTGCAGGATCCGCTGGCGGGTCATCCGCAATCCGACTCGCCGGTCGATCTCCTCCGCACCGGCACCCGGGTGGGCGAGCCGGATGGCGGCGCGCGCATAGCCGGGGGTCTGCAGCAGGGCGGGAACGCGTTGGACCTCGAAACAGCGGATGAGGCTCGCCGACTGTTCGGCCCCGAGGTAGGTCTGCATCCAGGTGGGCACCACGTCGTTGTAGTACCGCCACCAGGCGGGGGTGTTGGACTCTTCGGCCAGCGCCAGCAAGGTGGCACGTTCGGCCTCGTCGGTGACGCCGTAGAGGGTGAGCAGATCGGCCACGTCCCGCAGCTTGAACCCGTGGCGGCCGCCCTCCAGTCGGCTGATCTTGGACCGGGAGGCGCGGATCACATGCCCCGCGGCCTCACGCGAGATGTGCCGCTCCTCCCGCAGCCTGCGCAACCGTGCGCCCAGCACCAGCCGCGGCACTACGGGGCCGGCCGACCCGCCGTCCCCTACCGCACTGTCGGACGGGGTACGTGCGGCCTCTTTCATACCCATCGGCATTCTCCCTGCGGTGAACGCAACTCTGCACACCTACAAGCGCGGCAGCCAGCCATCCTAGGGGCTGTCCGGTACGCGATCTCCGAATCGCGCCAACCGGCTTGCCCGCAGGGAGAGTTGGGCGGCGTCAGCGCAGTCGGCGCGAACCCGGGCGGGACTCGAACAACGAGTGGCTCCGGCGGACGTCGCCCGCCGAGTTGTGCTACGGTTTCTGCGTTGCAGTTGTGGTACCCATGAACCTATGTGCGCCTGACGGGAATGTTTCTCCATCAGGCGCATTAGTTGTTTTCCCGGCATCTCCGGATGGGGCCTCTGCCTACAGAAGGAGAAAGTCATGGCACAGGGAACTGTGAAGTGGTTCAACGCCGAAAAGGGTTTCGGCTTCATTCAGCAGGACGGCGGCGGCCCGGACGTGTTCGCCCACTACTCGAACATCGCGACCCAGGGCTTCCGTGAGCTGCAGGAGGGCCAGCGGGTCTCCTTCGACGTCACGCAGGGCCAGAAGGGCCCGCAGGCGGAGAACATCGTCCCCGCCTGATCGCCGCTCGCGTATCCGCTCACCGGGGTCCGCACCATCAGGGTGCGGACCCCGGTGAGTGCTGTTTCCAGTGTGTTTTCCAGGAAGGCAGGCAACCGCAATGTCCCGCAGGCCCAATAAGCCGAACCGGCGCTCGTCGTCACCCCCACCGCCCGCGGCGTCGCCCAGGGAATTCCGGCTGCCGGAAAACACCACACCCGCACTTCCCGCCGTCGAGGACTTCGCCGGTCTGGACATGCCCGCGGGACTGCTGAAGACCCTTACCGCGCAAGGTGTGACCACCCCCTTCCCCATTCAGGCCGCCACCCTGCCCAACTCGCTCGCCGGCCGTGATCTGCTGGGCCGTGGACGCACCGGCTCCGGCAAGACCCTCGCGTTCGGGCTCGCGCTCCTGGCCCGCACGGCCGGGCAGCGCGCGGAGCCCAAGGCACCTCTCGCCCTCGTGCTGGTGCCGACCCGCGAACTCGCCCAGCAGGTGACGGAGGCGCTGACGCCGTACGCGACCGCGGTGAATCTCCGGCTGGCCACCGTGGTCGGCGGACTGTCGATCACCAAGCAGGCCGGTACGCTCCGGCGCGGCGCCGAGGTCCTCGTGGCGACGCCCGGCCGACTCAACGACCTCGTGGAACGCGGGGACTGCGTGCTCGGCAGCGTCCGCATCACGGTGCTCGACGAAGCCGACCAGATGACCGACATGGGCTTCCTGCCGCAGATCACCAAGCTGATCCAGCAGGTACAGCCCGACGGGCAGCGCCTGCTCTTCTCGGCCACCCTGGACCGCAACATCGACCGCTTGGTGCAGCGGTTCCTGACCGACCCCGTGGTGCACTCCGTGGATCCGTCCGCGGGAGCGGTGACCACGATGGAGCACCACGTGCTCCACCTCCTGGACGAGACCGACAAGAAGGCGGTCACCACGCGCATCGCGGCCCGTGACGGCCGGGTCATCCTCTTCCTCGACACCAAGCGGTCCGCCGACCGGCTCGCCAAGCGGCTCCTGGCCGTCGGTGTCCGCGCGGCGGCCCTGCACGGCGGCCGGTCCCAGCCGCAGCGCAACCGCACCCTGGATCAGTTCAAGAACGGCCAGGTCACCGCGCTGGTCGCGACGAACGTCGCGGCCCGCGGCATCCACATCGACGACCTCGACCTCGTCGTGAACGTCGATCCCCCCACCGACCACAAGGACTACCTCCACCGCGGCGGCCGCACGGCCCGCGCCGGCGGCTCCGGCAGCGTGGTCACCCTGGTCCTGCCCGACCAGAAGCGGGACGTCACCCGTCTCCTGTCCGACGCGGGCATCCGCCCCCGTACCGCCCGCATAACGTCGAGCGACCCCCACCTGTCCACCATCACCGGCGCCCGTGAGCCTTCCGGCATCGCCGTCACCCTCCCGGTCCCCCAGCCGGAGACACCGACAGCCTCCCGCCCGAACCGCAAGCCCGGCACCGAGTCCGGCAAGCGCTCCGACCGCCGCCGCAGAAATGGCAACGGCGCGGCCGGAGGAGCGACCGGTGCTGCCCCCGGCACGGCCGGCCGGAACCCGGACCGCCGAGCCACGGACACCGCCTCGACCGGTGCCGCCTCCGGCAAGGCTCCCCGCCGATCGGGCCGCCGATCGACACCCACCGGTACCACCACCAGCACCACCGCAACCGGAGCCTCCGGCGCCCGCCGCGCCTCCGCACCCCGGAGCAGCAGGCAACGCTCACCCCGTTGATCACCTGACGCCGGCGTTCGCCGGCGCTGTGCGACCGTCGCCGAGCACAATCGGGTTGAGCAGCCCCCCGGCACAACTGCAGCCCGGGCGCGCGCCCTCGTGGGGCTGCTGTTGCGCGTCCGGGCTGCGATGGCCGTTCAGGCCGAGTTGACGGGGTTGTTGCGGCTTATGGGGCCGCTACGCGACGGAGTACGAAGCCACCCGCCTCGCGGCCGTTACGGCTGGGACCGCAACGCGCTGAAACCTGCGCATCGACCCCTCGACGCCTGTCTAGCGGGAGATGTACGGAAGGGCGAACTGATCGACAGCCTGCTCCGGCGTGGAGTGCCCACCCTTGTCGCCGTGCTTGTCACCGTTCGGCGCGTCCCACGAGGCGACGGCGTTGGACTGCGAGACAGCCACCGCGGTGATGTCCGTGGCGTCCTTCTCCTTTTCGTGGCCGCCTGCGAAGCTGACGCCGGCACCGAAGGTGGACAGCCCCGCGATCGCTACCGCCACGACCGCAACACGCTGAATCTTGCGCATAGTTTGACCCTTTCTTACGTGGGCAGTTGCCCTCGCTTGGTTACGTAATGTGATGATAAGCACACAACGCGTAGCCGTATTGGATCTCCGCCGCCTCCGCGTGCCGTGTCGGATCAGAGCGAGCCCCAAGTGCCGTTCGAGGGCCGGACATCGACGCCCGGCGTGAGCTGACAACCCGTCAGGAGTTCGCGACCCAAGCGCGCTCATGCGTTACGGCGTCAGGGTGCTTTCGCCGCAAGATCGCCGAGTTCGGCGCGCCACACCGGCTCTTCTATCACTTTTCCTTCTAATCTTCGGTCACGGTACGAAGTCGATCTTTCACGGATCGCACCCACCTCACTCACCGGAGATGACATGCACAAGCTTCACAAGGCTGCCGTCCTGGTCGCCGCTCTCAGCAGCGTCGGGCTCCTGGGCGCGGGCACCGCCAGCGCCAACGGCGGCGAGGGTCACGGCGGCAAGGGCGGCGGGAACTACAGCGTCCTGCAGAGCACCGAATGCAAGTCGCACGACCT
This genomic window from Streptomyces sp. DG2A-72 contains:
- a CDS encoding helix-turn-helix transcriptional regulator; protein product: MGMKEAARTPSDSAVGDGGSAGPVVPRLVLGARLRRLREERHISREAAGHVIRASRSKISRLEGGRHGFKLRDVADLLTLYGVTDEAERATLLALAEESNTPAWWRYYNDVVPTWMQTYLGAEQSASLIRCFEVQRVPALLQTPGYARAAIRLAHPGAGAEEIDRRVGLRMTRQRILHRRPGAQFWAVIDEAALRRPVGGISTMRAQLRHLIEICGLPRVTVQIMPFRTGGYAAEGGPVTILRLPGGRLPDVVYLEQLTTALYPDRPAEIECYWDVMNRLVVEAESPDETATTLHRILQET
- a CDS encoding SAM-dependent methyltransferase; amino-acid sequence: MTDEAANSEQETLSKIDTSVPQSARIWNYWLGGKDNYEVDRVAGDAFREIFPGIETGARAARYFLARAVRHLAAEEGIRQFLDIGTGLPNVDNTHEIAQRVAPECKIVYVDNDPLVLAHARALLTSTPEGVTNYVDADLREPSTIVREAGKTLDFDQPIALMLMGILGHIEDFDEARSIVRQLVDALPAGSYLVHYDSTSTSESYVKAIQQYNEGGSIPYILRSPEQIERYFDGLELLEPGVASCSRWRPDAAAWGLPAEVHQYGGVALKR
- a CDS encoding DEAD/DEAH box helicase, encoding MSRRPNKPNRRSSSPPPPAASPREFRLPENTTPALPAVEDFAGLDMPAGLLKTLTAQGVTTPFPIQAATLPNSLAGRDLLGRGRTGSGKTLAFGLALLARTAGQRAEPKAPLALVLVPTRELAQQVTEALTPYATAVNLRLATVVGGLSITKQAGTLRRGAEVLVATPGRLNDLVERGDCVLGSVRITVLDEADQMTDMGFLPQITKLIQQVQPDGQRLLFSATLDRNIDRLVQRFLTDPVVHSVDPSAGAVTTMEHHVLHLLDETDKKAVTTRIAARDGRVILFLDTKRSADRLAKRLLAVGVRAAALHGGRSQPQRNRTLDQFKNGQVTALVATNVAARGIHIDDLDLVVNVDPPTDHKDYLHRGGRTARAGGSGSVVTLVLPDQKRDVTRLLSDAGIRPRTARITSSDPHLSTITGAREPSGIAVTLPVPQPETPTASRPNRKPGTESGKRSDRRRRNGNGAAGGATGAAPGTAGRNPDRRATDTASTGAASGKAPRRSGRRSTPTGTTTSTTATGASGARRASAPRSSRQRSPR
- a CDS encoding cold-shock protein — protein: MAQGTVKWFNAEKGFGFIQQDGGGPDVFAHYSNIATQGFRELQEGQRVSFDVTQGQKGPQAENIVPA